From Nicotiana tabacum cultivar K326 chromosome 20, ASM71507v2, whole genome shotgun sequence, one genomic window encodes:
- the LOC142174222 gene encoding putative F-box protein At2g02030 → MEENKIVAISNKSYIPQEIVFDILIRVFAKSLLRFRCVSKSFRSLISQPLFIEAHQKACSVSQLIVSFPASTRKAIIYKLVQKIEDGQFQALPFQYLNEPCFSMLDSLESINGLVCLWNDDEDVAICNPFTKQECLSS, encoded by the coding sequence ATGGAAGAGAACAAGATTGTTGCCATTAGTAATAAGTCATATATTCCCCAAGAGATTGTGTTCGATATTCTCATTAGGGTTTTCGCCAAGTCTCTGCTACGTTTTAGGTGCGTTTCTAAATCCTTTCGCTCCCTTATATCACAACCTTTATTCATTGAAGCACATCAAAAAGCTTGTTCCGTCTCTCAACTCATTGTCAGTTTTCCAGCTTCGACTCGTAAAGCTATTATCTATAAGTTAGTCCAGAAAATAGAAGATGGTCAATTCCAAGCTTTACCGTTCCAATACTTGAATGAGCCATGTTTCTCTATGCTCGACTCTCTGGAATCTATCAACGGCTTAGTTTGCCTATGGAACGACGATGAAGATGTTGCAATTTGCAATCCTTTCACAAAACAAGAATGTCTTTCTTCCTAA